A genomic window from Leptospira bandrabouensis includes:
- the rpoB gene encoding DNA-directed RNA polymerase subunit beta — protein sequence MHTRMQIRNRVNFGKITDLNLLPNLIYVQKKSFDWFLQSEVKDPTKRLNQGLEAVFRESFPIESPNNDMVMEYGHYILGEPKRDPQECKDTDSSFAVPLKAVIRLIIKDTGEIREQVVYMGDLPVMTDHGTFIINGAERVVVSQLHRSPGIFFSYDQVRDTFSARVIPYRGSWLEFEMDNKGILVAKIDRKKKFPATLLVKAMGMGTNEEVLRLFYGSSKMKIAGANPKDLKRLIGRRTIADIINMETGEVMLDAGSKINEDNISILREMKVKDVDVIEFPKGKDNPVLINCLEKDGVNDYEDAVKKFHTIMRPGEPSTIENAEAELKRLFFSPKTFDLGIVGRYKINSKFEFNNPKEFSKAEDRVLRKQDIIETVRYLVMLMSEAENYYPDDIDHLGNRRIRSVGELIANQLKLGFSRVERVIKERMTVQEPEQQTPQLLISIKPITAVINEFFGSSQLSQFMDQTNPLAELTHKRRLNALGPGGLSRDRAGFEVRDVHYSHYGRMCPIETPEGPNIGLILSMSSFARVNDYGFIETPYRLVKNGKVQKQVEYLTADKEEYHYMAQSNSTVDEKGEFTSKLISTRHRGDFPFRSPSEIQYMDLAPLQVVSVSTALIPFLEHDDANRALMGSNMQRQAVPLLTEEAPFVGTGMEARAAYDAGVCIVAKKDGVVSKVDATGVWIKEDQSKEIVHYPLIKFKKTNQGTCFNQKPNVSMLHTTTGGKVAKVSKERVEITTPNGEKETHELFHSEEVQFVAVVKEGQDLGIGAPVAGQLIKGEKYGEFGQILQKGTVLANGPSTDAGYLALGRNVLVAFMPWEGYNFEDAILISERIIKDDVFSSIHIEEFEIQARETKLGQEQITRDIPNLSDKAFRDLDESGVIRVGAEVKPGDILVGMVTPKGETDLTPEYKLLHSIFGEKAKEVRDSSLRMPNGFEGTVIDIKRYSRETGDELAAGVEEMVKVYVARKRKLLVGDKMAGRHGNKGVVARVMAQEDMPYMEDGTPVDIVLNPLGVPSRMNLGQIFETQLGFAAKKLGINFETPVFDGATEGDVHEFCKKAGLPENSKFQLYDGRTGEKFINQVFCGYIYMLKLAHLVDDKIHARSTGPYSLVTQQPLGGKAQFGGQRLGEMEVWALEAYGASHTLQELLTIKSDDMLGRARIYEAIVKGIHSIKPGIPESFNVLVQELRGLALDIIIKDSEGLEVDISDYEDEFSKNKKKIKFETIENV from the coding sequence ATGCATACCCGAATGCAAATTAGAAACCGGGTAAATTTCGGTAAAATTACCGACCTCAATTTACTTCCTAATCTTATCTACGTACAAAAAAAATCCTTTGATTGGTTTCTCCAGTCGGAAGTGAAAGATCCGACGAAACGTTTGAACCAAGGGTTGGAAGCAGTATTTCGTGAGTCCTTCCCCATTGAATCACCAAACAACGATATGGTCATGGAATATGGCCATTATATCTTGGGAGAGCCGAAACGCGATCCGCAAGAGTGCAAAGACACTGATTCTTCTTTTGCCGTTCCCCTAAAAGCAGTCATTCGACTCATCATCAAAGATACCGGAGAGATTCGGGAACAAGTTGTCTACATGGGAGACCTTCCTGTGATGACAGACCACGGAACTTTCATCATCAATGGTGCAGAAAGGGTAGTGGTAAGCCAGCTTCATAGATCCCCTGGTATTTTCTTTTCTTACGACCAAGTGCGTGATACTTTTTCTGCCCGAGTGATTCCATACCGAGGTTCTTGGTTGGAATTCGAAATGGACAATAAAGGGATCCTTGTTGCCAAAATCGACCGTAAGAAAAAATTCCCAGCAACCCTTCTTGTGAAAGCAATGGGAATGGGAACTAACGAAGAAGTACTTCGTTTATTCTATGGTTCTAGCAAAATGAAAATAGCCGGTGCCAATCCAAAAGACCTCAAACGTCTCATTGGCCGCCGAACTATCGCTGATATCATCAACATGGAAACGGGCGAGGTTATGCTCGATGCCGGTTCTAAAATCAATGAGGACAATATCTCCATCCTTCGTGAAATGAAGGTAAAAGATGTGGATGTCATTGAATTTCCGAAAGGAAAGGACAACCCAGTTCTTATCAATTGCCTTGAAAAAGACGGTGTGAACGACTACGAAGATGCAGTGAAAAAATTTCACACCATCATGCGTCCGGGTGAACCTTCTACAATTGAAAATGCAGAAGCAGAACTAAAAAGGCTCTTTTTCTCTCCTAAAACTTTTGATTTAGGAATTGTGGGTCGTTATAAAATCAACAGTAAGTTCGAATTCAACAATCCAAAAGAATTCTCAAAAGCAGAAGACCGAGTTTTAAGAAAACAAGATATTATCGAAACCGTTCGTTACCTTGTGATGCTTATGTCGGAAGCGGAAAACTATTATCCAGATGATATTGACCACTTAGGAAACAGAAGGATCCGTTCAGTGGGTGAGCTTATTGCCAACCAATTGAAACTTGGATTCTCTCGTGTGGAACGAGTGATCAAAGAAAGGATGACAGTACAAGAGCCGGAACAACAAACTCCGCAGCTTCTTATCTCCATCAAACCGATCACTGCGGTGATCAATGAGTTTTTTGGGTCTTCGCAACTATCTCAGTTTATGGACCAAACCAATCCTTTGGCGGAACTTACCCACAAACGTAGGTTAAATGCTCTTGGACCAGGGGGACTTTCTCGTGACAGAGCAGGTTTTGAGGTTCGTGACGTTCATTATTCACACTATGGTCGTATGTGCCCGATTGAAACACCGGAAGGTCCAAACATTGGTCTCATTCTTTCCATGTCTAGTTTTGCAAGGGTCAACGATTATGGGTTTATTGAAACTCCATACCGCCTTGTGAAAAACGGAAAAGTCCAAAAACAAGTAGAATATCTTACTGCGGACAAAGAAGAATACCACTATATGGCGCAGTCCAATTCAACCGTGGATGAGAAGGGAGAATTTACTTCTAAACTCATCTCCACTCGCCATAGAGGGGATTTCCCTTTCCGTAGTCCATCTGAGATTCAATATATGGATCTGGCTCCACTCCAAGTTGTATCGGTTTCTACAGCACTCATTCCGTTCTTAGAACATGATGATGCGAACCGCGCCCTAATGGGTTCGAACATGCAACGCCAAGCGGTGCCACTTCTCACAGAAGAAGCTCCTTTTGTGGGAACAGGGATGGAAGCTCGTGCGGCTTATGACGCAGGGGTTTGTATCGTTGCCAAAAAAGACGGTGTGGTTTCTAAAGTGGATGCAACAGGTGTTTGGATCAAAGAAGACCAATCCAAAGAGATTGTTCATTACCCACTCATTAAATTCAAAAAAACCAACCAAGGAACTTGTTTTAATCAAAAACCGAACGTTTCTATGTTACACACCACAACTGGTGGTAAGGTAGCTAAGGTTTCTAAGGAACGTGTGGAGATTACAACTCCAAACGGTGAAAAAGAAACTCATGAACTTTTCCACTCGGAAGAAGTGCAGTTTGTCGCAGTAGTGAAGGAAGGCCAAGACTTAGGAATTGGTGCTCCTGTTGCGGGACAGCTGATCAAGGGCGAAAAATACGGAGAGTTTGGACAAATCCTGCAAAAAGGAACAGTCCTTGCGAACGGACCTTCCACTGACGCTGGTTACTTGGCTCTCGGACGTAACGTTCTTGTGGCATTTATGCCTTGGGAAGGTTACAACTTTGAGGATGCGATTCTAATTTCAGAACGAATTATCAAAGACGATGTTTTCTCATCGATCCATATTGAAGAGTTCGAAATCCAAGCTCGGGAAACCAAACTCGGACAAGAACAAATCACTCGTGACATTCCAAACCTTTCGGACAAAGCGTTCCGTGATTTGGATGAGTCAGGTGTGATTCGTGTGGGTGCAGAAGTAAAACCTGGTGACATCCTGGTTGGTATGGTGACTCCCAAAGGAGAAACCGACCTCACTCCTGAATACAAACTATTACACTCCATCTTTGGAGAGAAGGCAAAAGAAGTAAGAGATTCCTCTCTTCGTATGCCAAACGGTTTTGAAGGAACTGTGATCGATATCAAACGTTATTCCCGGGAAACAGGCGATGAACTCGCAGCTGGCGTGGAAGAAATGGTGAAAGTGTATGTGGCTCGTAAACGTAAACTCCTCGTGGGTGATAAGATGGCGGGTCGTCACGGAAACAAAGGGGTAGTTGCCCGTGTGATGGCACAAGAAGATATGCCATACATGGAAGATGGAACTCCTGTTGATATCGTGCTAAACCCACTAGGGGTTCCTTCAAGGATGAACCTCGGTCAGATTTTTGAAACACAACTTGGTTTCGCTGCCAAAAAACTAGGAATCAATTTTGAAACTCCTGTGTTTGATGGAGCTACCGAAGGTGACGTTCATGAATTCTGCAAAAAAGCGGGATTACCGGAAAACAGCAAATTTCAGTTATACGACGGAAGAACGGGAGAAAAATTCATCAACCAAGTATTCTGCGGATACATTTACATGTTGAAACTGGCTCACTTGGTGGATGACAAAATCCACGCAAGATCTACTGGACCTTACTCACTCGTAACGCAACAACCACTCGGTGGTAAAGCACAGTTCGGGGGACAAAGGTT
- the rplL gene encoding 50S ribosomal protein L7/L12 has product MSVDALLEQIGSLTLVQAADLVKKMEDKFGISAAAPVAVAAVAGAGGGAAAAEEPATFNVILKAHGDKKIDVIKLVREITGLGLADAKTLVEAGGKSVKEGVSKDEAADIKKKLEGVGAQVEVAAAG; this is encoded by the coding sequence ATGTCTGTTGACGCGCTATTAGAACAAATTGGAAGTCTTACATTAGTTCAGGCAGCTGATCTAGTGAAAAAGATGGAGGACAAATTCGGGATTTCTGCTGCTGCACCGGTTGCGGTAGCGGCTGTTGCGGGTGCAGGTGGTGGCGCAGCTGCTGCTGAAGAGCCTGCAACTTTCAATGTAATCTTGAAAGCACACGGTGACAAAAAGATCGACGTTATTAAACTCGTTCGCGAAATCACTGGTCTTGGATTGGCAGATGCGAAAACGCTTGTAGAAGCTGGTGGAAAATCAGTGAAAGAAGGCGTTTCTAAAGACGAAGCTGCTGATATTAAGAAAAAACTCGAAGGTGTTGGGGCTCAAGTAGAAGTTGCTGCTGCCGGTTAA
- the rplJ gene encoding 50S ribosomal protein L10, with protein MANPSKIEAVAELKSRLEKRPNFILASYSGLTVEDMSNLRAKLRKEGSEMKVIKNNLFLRALKESSEHKNNSIDFGDVYKGPLAAIFSLDALPAVAKVCKDFAKDKKELEIRTGYMDGEVLGKSGVEAIAGLPSKQELLSQVARGLNAPATQIASGINQIMASLARAINAVAEKNGN; from the coding sequence ATGGCAAATCCATCTAAAATTGAAGCAGTAGCAGAACTTAAAAGTCGTTTGGAAAAACGACCTAACTTTATTTTAGCATCTTACAGCGGTTTAACTGTTGAAGATATGTCCAACCTTCGTGCGAAGCTTCGCAAGGAAGGATCGGAGATGAAGGTGATTAAAAACAACCTATTCCTCCGTGCATTAAAAGAGTCTTCTGAACATAAAAACAACTCCATTGACTTTGGGGATGTTTACAAAGGACCACTTGCAGCGATTTTCTCTCTGGATGCACTTCCAGCAGTAGCGAAAGTTTGTAAGGACTTTGCAAAAGATAAGAAGGAACTCGAAATCAGAACCGGCTATATGGACGGGGAAGTTTTGGGTAAATCCGGAGTAGAGGCGATTGCTGGACTTCCGTCCAAACAAGAACTTCTTTCGCAAGTGGCGCGTGGGCTCAATGCTCCTGCAACGCAAATTGCGTCTGGAATCAATCAAATCATGGCATCATTGGCTCGCGCCATCAATGCTGTAGCCGAGAAAAACGGCAATTAG
- the rplA gene encoding 50S ribosomal protein L1 — protein MKRGKKYIQLKEKVDRTKAYTLGEAVGLAKATSFSKFDGTLEISTKINYKSLQNVRGTISLPHGTGKTIKVLVFCKGDKQNEAKEAGADFVGDMDLIEKVSGGWTDFDACVATPDMMKEVGKLGPVLGRKGLMPKPKAGTVTTDVAKAVKELKAGRIEYRPDKGGVVHLGVGKCSFSDDKLSDNINAVVAALMKDKPSDAKGDYLKSFSVAATMGIGVKVDVKELVNANI, from the coding sequence ATGAAACGCGGCAAAAAATATATCCAACTCAAAGAGAAAGTCGATCGCACAAAGGCTTATACCCTTGGTGAAGCAGTCGGTTTGGCAAAAGCTACTAGTTTTTCCAAATTTGATGGAACTTTAGAGATTTCGACTAAAATCAATTATAAATCTCTCCAAAACGTAAGAGGGACTATCTCTCTTCCACACGGAACTGGAAAAACGATCAAAGTTTTGGTTTTCTGCAAAGGAGACAAACAAAACGAAGCAAAGGAAGCTGGTGCTGACTTTGTAGGTGATATGGACTTAATCGAAAAAGTTTCTGGTGGTTGGACTGATTTTGACGCTTGTGTGGCTACTCCTGATATGATGAAGGAAGTAGGTAAACTGGGTCCAGTTCTTGGTCGTAAAGGTCTTATGCCAAAACCAAAAGCAGGAACCGTAACTACTGATGTAGCAAAAGCGGTTAAAGAACTCAAAGCCGGTCGAATTGAATACCGCCCTGACAAAGGGGGAGTGGTTCACTTAGGAGTGGGAAAATGTTCCTTCTCTGACGACAAACTTTCTGACAATATCAATGCTGTCGTAGCAGCTCTTATGAAAGACAAACCTTCTGATGCGAAGGGTGATTACCTTAAGTCTTTCTCTGTGGCGGCCACTATGGGAATCGGCGTTAAAGTCGATGTAAAAGAACTAGTAAACGCGAACATATAA
- the rplK gene encoding 50S ribosomal protein L11 yields the protein MAAKKVVKQIKLQVEAGKANPAPPVGPALGQAGLNIMEFCKQFNERSKNQMGLKLPVVITVYSDRSFTFVTKSPPAALLVMKALGLQGGSATPHTVKVGTIKRAQLEEIAKTKMEDLNANDMEAAINIIAGTCRSMGVNVE from the coding sequence ATGGCTGCAAAGAAAGTAGTAAAACAAATTAAACTCCAAGTGGAAGCAGGGAAAGCAAACCCAGCTCCTCCAGTAGGTCCCGCTCTTGGTCAAGCCGGACTCAATATTATGGAATTTTGTAAACAGTTCAATGAAAGATCTAAAAACCAAATGGGACTCAAGCTCCCAGTGGTGATCACTGTTTATTCCGATAGAAGTTTTACATTTGTAACTAAATCTCCTCCAGCTGCTCTTCTTGTGATGAAGGCGCTAGGTCTCCAAGGTGGATCTGCTACTCCACACACTGTAAAAGTGGGAACAATCAAACGAGCTCAACTAGAAGAAATTGCAAAAACTAAGATGGAAGACCTAAATGCGAACGATATGGAAGCAGCAATCAACATCATTGCTGGAACCTGCCGTTCCATGGGTGTAAACGTCGAGTAA
- the nusG gene encoding transcription termination/antitermination protein NusG translates to MGESLDKKWYVLQTYSGHENKVKTNIEKMVQQQKLEDQIFAVKIPSMEVAEMKNGKKKVTKKKLMPGYVLVEMNMTDDLRFKIQNLPSVSTFVGGKGKGPEPLSLDEIKNLFSDVGSVESEEVSRPRFLFKVGETLKIIDGPFANFAGVVDEIFPDKGRLRVRVEIFGRSTPVELDYLQVKSEQ, encoded by the coding sequence GTGGGCGAATCTTTAGATAAAAAATGGTATGTGCTTCAGACTTATTCCGGTCACGAGAATAAGGTGAAAACTAACATTGAAAAGATGGTCCAACAACAAAAGCTGGAAGACCAGATTTTTGCGGTAAAAATTCCTTCGATGGAAGTTGCCGAAATGAAAAACGGCAAAAAGAAGGTCACAAAGAAAAAACTCATGCCGGGTTACGTTCTCGTTGAGATGAACATGACCGATGACCTTCGATTTAAAATCCAGAACTTACCTTCTGTGTCTACGTTTGTAGGCGGAAAAGGAAAGGGTCCGGAGCCACTTTCACTGGATGAAATTAAAAACTTATTCAGCGATGTGGGAAGTGTGGAATCGGAAGAAGTTTCGAGACCGCGTTTCCTTTTCAAAGTGGGCGAAACATTGAAAATTATAGATGGTCCGTTTGCAAATTTCGCAGGGGTTGTGGATGAGATTTTTCCTGATAAAGGAAGGCTCCGCGTTCGTGTAGAAATTTTTGGAAGATCTACTCCTGTGGAGTTGGATTACCTCCAAGTAAAATCGGAACAATAG
- the secE gene encoding preprotein translocase subunit SecE — MKATSFIQECKAELEKVHWPTRQEVVSSTVVVLVTVFIFSLFLSASDFVFLKLLKWFWALGT; from the coding sequence ATGAAAGCTACGAGTTTCATTCAGGAATGTAAAGCAGAACTTGAAAAAGTACATTGGCCTACGCGCCAGGAAGTAGTGAGTTCTACCGTTGTAGTCCTAGTTACAGTATTTATCTTTTCCCTATTTTTATCAGCTTCGGATTTTGTTTTTCTGAAACTGTTAAAGTGGTTCTGGGCATTAGGAACATAG
- a CDS encoding histidine kinase yields MAKPFVELETQIPDLVKAKSKIVVRSSRMNRQLEQYVLGLITNILSEVNQSHFVEMLYTISKELTINGIKANQKRVFFEDEGLDITDENDYLQGIKEYSKKFSEKMADEYGKRCLARGVYVQIKFHYCLDGLLVEVTNNTPVIKTEEARMREKMKKSMNYNDIAEFYMDNMDNTEGAGLGIALIMILLKNEGVDPNLFRIITHPDRTVARVEIPFNDNYVSFRSAELAEI; encoded by the coding sequence GTGGCGAAACCTTTTGTAGAATTAGAAACACAAATTCCCGATTTAGTAAAGGCAAAATCCAAAATTGTCGTACGATCCTCTCGAATGAATCGCCAACTAGAACAATACGTTCTCGGACTCATTACCAACATTCTTTCTGAGGTCAACCAGAGTCATTTTGTGGAGATGCTTTATACAATCTCGAAAGAACTCACCATCAATGGAATCAAAGCCAATCAAAAGCGGGTTTTTTTTGAAGATGAGGGCCTAGATATCACTGATGAAAATGACTACCTCCAAGGGATTAAAGAGTATTCCAAAAAGTTTTCAGAGAAAATGGCTGACGAATACGGGAAACGTTGTTTGGCACGTGGCGTATATGTCCAAATCAAATTTCATTATTGTTTGGATGGGCTTCTTGTGGAAGTCACAAACAATACCCCCGTCATCAAAACCGAAGAAGCTCGGATGCGGGAAAAAATGAAAAAGTCAATGAACTACAATGACATAGCCGAATTCTATATGGATAATATGGACAACACAGAAGGTGCAGGTCTTGGAATTGCGCTGATTATGATTTTACTCAAAAACGAAGGGGTTGACCCCAACCTATTCCGAATCATCACCCACCCCGATAGAACAGTCGCACGAGTCGAAATTCCATTTAACGACAATTATGTGTCGTTTCGTAGCGCAGAGTTAGCCGAAATCTAA
- a CDS encoding SDR family NAD(P)-dependent oxidoreductase: MELKGANILVTGSAGGLGKAMAYRLGKAGANIILSDIQKEKLDETVSFFQKEGIKTTGVVANVAKEEDSIRLIEEAAAFQGSLDAAILNAGILRDGLLIRVDKETGKVKGKMGIDQWQSVIDVNLTGVFLTAREAAAKMVEQKKGVIIPIASIAMHGNSGQTNYSAAKAGVAAMTVTWSKELAKFGIRVAGIAPGFIGTEMVLKDMNPEALEKWKSIIPVGRLGEPDEIASTAEFIITNDLVTGVVLEISGGVRI, translated from the coding sequence ATGGAATTAAAAGGTGCAAATATTCTCGTCACCGGATCTGCCGGTGGACTCGGAAAGGCAATGGCTTACCGATTGGGTAAGGCTGGAGCTAATATCATTCTCTCAGACATTCAAAAAGAGAAATTGGACGAAACTGTCTCCTTCTTCCAAAAAGAAGGGATCAAAACCACAGGTGTAGTTGCCAATGTGGCAAAAGAGGAAGACAGCATTCGACTGATTGAGGAAGCAGCGGCTTTTCAAGGAAGCCTAGATGCTGCTATTTTGAACGCAGGAATTTTACGTGATGGCCTACTCATCCGCGTAGACAAAGAAACAGGAAAAGTAAAAGGGAAAATGGGAATCGACCAATGGCAATCCGTCATTGATGTAAACTTAACCGGTGTATTCCTAACGGCAAGAGAAGCGGCCGCAAAGATGGTGGAACAAAAGAAGGGAGTGATCATTCCCATTGCTTCGATCGCTATGCATGGAAATTCTGGCCAAACCAACTACAGTGCTGCCAAAGCTGGTGTCGCTGCTATGACTGTGACTTGGTCAAAAGAACTTGCTAAGTTTGGAATCCGAGTGGCAGGAATTGCCCCTGGTTTTATTGGAACTGAAATGGTTCTAAAAGATATGAATCCGGAGGCTTTGGAAAAATGGAAGTCTATCATTCCTGTCGGAAGACTTGGTGAACCAGATGAGATTGCGTCCACTGCTGAGTTTATTATCACCAATGATTTGGTAACCGGAGTGGTCTTAGAAATTTCTGGTGGAGTCCGAATCTAA
- a CDS encoding ArsR/SmtB family transcription factor: protein MKIKTELSKQQLEQAIKGIQGIAHPIRLLILYTLAKEEKTVGQLVELLGTSQSAASQHLSKMKNNGILESRKSSNQVFYSLKDPKFKELIQTIVKVYKK, encoded by the coding sequence ATGAAAATAAAAACAGAACTTTCTAAACAACAATTGGAACAAGCCATTAAAGGAATACAAGGCATTGCGCACCCTATTCGTTTATTGATTTTATATACCCTAGCAAAAGAAGAAAAAACCGTAGGCCAACTTGTGGAACTTCTTGGCACAAGTCAATCGGCAGCTTCCCAACATTTGAGTAAGATGAAAAACAACGGAATCTTAGAATCACGTAAGTCTTCAAACCAAGTGTTCTATAGCCTAAAGGATCCTAAGTTTAAAGAGTTGATTCAAACGATTGTCAAAGTGTATAAAAAGTAA
- the rfaD gene encoding ADP-glyceromanno-heptose 6-epimerase: MAKKLTLVTGGAGLIGSQIIEDLNHNGNTDILVVDHLGTTEKWKNLQRNFFLDYYEKDKFESMLDVRHPLLNEISEIYHLGACSATTEKDATYLMQNNFHYTKKMAEFAVTKNIPFLYASSAATYGEGEYGYDDKAPIENLKPLNMYGYSKQLFDLYAKKVGIADRLVGLKYFNVFGYGEAHKGDMRSLVLKGYEQIRDTGKLKLFKSYKPEYKDGEQKRDFLYVKDASKISIYLLSERKYGLYNVGRGIAETWNDLANALFTSMNQPINIEYVDMPESLKGKYQYYTCAEMEKINQTGYPFGYTNLRDAVGEYVSLLLKDQT, encoded by the coding sequence ATGGCAAAAAAACTCACTCTCGTCACTGGAGGCGCAGGCCTCATCGGATCACAAATTATTGAAGATCTCAATCACAATGGGAACACCGATATTTTAGTTGTGGACCATTTGGGAACCACAGAGAAATGGAAAAACTTACAAAGAAATTTTTTCCTAGATTATTATGAAAAAGATAAATTCGAATCCATGTTGGATGTAAGACATCCTCTTTTAAATGAAATTTCGGAAATTTACCATTTGGGTGCATGTTCTGCCACCACAGAAAAAGATGCCACCTACCTAATGCAAAATAACTTTCATTATACGAAAAAAATGGCAGAGTTTGCTGTCACAAAAAACATACCCTTCCTTTATGCTTCCAGTGCTGCTACTTATGGAGAAGGTGAGTATGGTTATGACGACAAAGCTCCTATCGAAAATTTAAAACCACTGAATATGTATGGGTATTCCAAACAACTATTTGATCTGTATGCCAAAAAAGTGGGGATCGCAGACAGACTTGTCGGACTCAAATATTTTAATGTTTTTGGTTACGGGGAAGCCCATAAGGGAGATATGCGTAGCCTTGTTCTAAAAGGTTATGAACAAATCAGAGACACTGGAAAATTAAAATTATTTAAATCCTATAAGCCAGAATACAAAGACGGGGAACAAAAACGGGATTTTTTGTATGTAAAGGATGCAAGTAAAATTAGTATTTATCTTCTTTCTGAACGAAAGTATGGATTGTACAATGTAGGCCGGGGAATTGCGGAAACTTGGAACGATTTAGCGAACGCCTTGTTCACTTCGATGAACCAACCAATAAATATTGAGTATGTAGATATGCCCGAATCTTTAAAGGGCAAATACCAATACTATACTTGTGCAGAGATGGAAAAAATAAATCAAACAGGATATCCCTTTGGTTATACAAACCTCCGGGATGCTGTTGGGGAATATGTTAGTCTTTTATTAAAAGACCAAACCTAG